A region of the Romboutsia hominis genome:
TGTGTGTATTATCTACACTTACATATACTATTGCTGAAGTTAACCCCATACATAAAATTATTATTATAATTCCAACTATATCATGTAAGGTTTCTATCCTTCCAAGTATAAACCCGTTACAAAATGATACCACTTCAAATAATATTACATCCTCCTTCCTCCAAAAAAAATCCAAAAAAATTATACCATAAGCCTTTAGTCGATTTTTGTACTTATTTGTATTTCATTGAAATAATTTTTTACTTAAAAATGAACAAAAAAATACCATGCATAAATGCATGGTGTTTTTTTAAAACTTTTCAGTTTTATAATTTTATGTTAAAAACAATATTAAAATAAAAACTTCAAACGTAGTATATTGTATGAAATATTATTATATCACACTAATCAAAATTTCAAAATATTTAATCTTAAAATATTTTATATTTCAACATATTTCTACTTCTTGAAATTATTGTATCCAAATATAAACTCATGCCAAGCACTTAAATTAGGCTCCTTATCCCATTCAAGCACCCAACCTTTTTGTTTACTTATGATATGGCCCTTTCTATACTTTTCCATAGGGAACTGGAACTGTTCTATATTAGTGTCGCCTATCTTAAAAGCAGTAAACCCTAAATCCATCATCTCAGTAGGACTTATATTTGTCTTAGTGTTTTCAAGTAATATATCAGCACATCTTTTATACTCCTTGGGACCTGCCTTTAAAAACTCATTATAAACACTTTCAGCCACATCTCTATGTCTATTATCTCTATGAAAAGCATCATCGTTGTATCTAATTCTACTAAAAGCAAGTGCTTGATAACCATTTAACCTTTGAACACCAGACTTAGTTATATACTCTTTTTTAACTTTATCTTTTCTATCATAATAGTAATCATAACAAGCATCTATATACTTATTAACTTCCTTAACATCATTAGGTGTAACATCAACAACAACACCACCTAACTCATCCATAATATCCATAAATGAAACAAAATTAACAGCTATGTATTTATCAACATCAATATCAAAGTTTATCTTAAACACTTCTTTAAGTAAATCAATACCACCATATGCATAAGCATGAGTCATCTTTTCATATCCATGACCTGGTATATCTACATAAGTATCACGAGCTATAGAACTAATCTTAATTTGTTTAGTTTTACTATCTATAGTAGCAAGCATTACAGAATCTGATCTATTGCCTCTTTCTACATTTTTACCATCAGTACCTACTAATAATATATTAGTAATACCATCAACAATCTTTCCTTCTTCCTTTGTATCAGTACTTTTAGCCACATCATCTTTAACATATATAGAGTTTAATTTAGAATATACATATCCAAATCCAGCCCCACCTATTATAAATATAGCAGCTACTAATACTAACACTACCTTCTTAAAATTACTCATTTAAAACCACCCATTTTATTTATTTTAATAGCAATCAAAGGATATAAAAAAGTTTAAAAAACCTCTTCATACCCTTGTTTTAATTTATTCAACCTCTAGTGCAACTTCATCTATTAAATCTAATTCTTCTTTTATTGAAACTTTATTTTTTAAAAACTCCATAAACTCATCTTTAAGTTCTGGTCTTTTTAAAGCAAAGTCAACCGTAGCTTCTAAAAATCCTAACTTATCCCCTACATCATATCTTTTACCTTCAAAATCATAAGCATATATTGCTTCTTGAGTAGCTAATGTTTGAAGAGCATCTGTAAGTTGTATTTCTCCACCCTTACCAGGTTCTTGATTTTCAAGTATATCAAATATAGCAGGAGTAATTATATATCTTCCAAGGATTGCAATATTTGATGGTGCTTTATCAACCTCTGGCTTTTCAACCATATCTTTAACTTTATACACTCTATCTTCTATATGCTTAACATCAAGTATTCCATATTTACAAGTATCTTCTTTGGCTACTTGTTGAACTCCAAGCACTGAAGTTTTGTATTCATCATAACAATCTATTAATTGCTTTAAACATGGCTTTTCATTGTCTACTATATCATCACCAAGAAGTACTGCAAATGGTTCATTACCTATGAAGCTTTTTGCACAATGGATAGCATGTCCTAGTCCTTTTGGCTCTTTTTGTCTTATGTAGTGGATGTTTACCATATTTGATATGTCTTGAACCATCTTAAGCATTTCATCTTTTCCTTTTTGCTTAAGTTCAAGCTCTAATTCTACACTTCTATCAAAGTGATCTTCTATACTTTTTTTGCTACGACCTGTAACTATTAGTATTTCTTCTATTCCAGAGTTTATTGCTTCTTCTATTATATAT
Encoded here:
- a CDS encoding LCP family protein, with protein sequence MSNFKKVVLVLVAAIFIIGGAGFGYVYSKLNSIYVKDDVAKSTDTKEEGKIVDGITNILLVGTDGKNVERGNRSDSVMLATIDSKTKQIKISSIARDTYVDIPGHGYEKMTHAYAYGGIDLLKEVFKINFDIDVDKYIAVNFVSFMDIMDELGGVVVDVTPNDVKEVNKYIDACYDYYYDRKDKVKKEYITKSGVQRLNGYQALAFSRIRYNDDAFHRDNRHRDVAESVYNEFLKAGPKEYKRCADILLENTKTNISPTEMMDLGFTAFKIGDTNIEQFQFPMEKYRKGHIISKQKGWVLEWDKEPNLSAWHEFIFGYNNFKK
- the galU gene encoding UTP--glucose-1-phosphate uridylyltransferase GalU, with protein sequence MKKTVRKAIIPAAGLGTRFLPATKSQPKEMLPIVDKPTLQYIIEEAINSGIEEILIVTGRSKKSIEDHFDRSVELELELKQKGKDEMLKMVQDISNMVNIHYIRQKEPKGLGHAIHCAKSFIGNEPFAVLLGDDIVDNEKPCLKQLIDCYDEYKTSVLGVQQVAKEDTCKYGILDVKHIEDRVYKVKDMVEKPEVDKAPSNIAILGRYIITPAIFDILENQEPGKGGEIQLTDALQTLATQEAIYAYDFEGKRYDVGDKLGFLEATVDFALKRPELKDEFMEFLKNKVSIKEELDLIDEVALEVE